The following are from one region of the Pseudomonadota bacterium genome:
- a CDS encoding right-handed parallel beta-helix repeat-containing protein: MFPRALSLSLVLLIAVLETSAAATLTVDRTDHAPQASACTPAPLDCSLTGAIELANTMAGQDTVVLTADNFRLAQTGAGPVIRSEILILGSGMGQTVIEADFTYLNAAFEVRAGGQLTLQDLAISSFTNIDGGAVVVTGESSASAELERVTVTNSRGNSMGGGVTVRPPLSGVVEPDFRLRIVDSVIRNNLAEGQDGGLNCAGAGLGLHNGPVRIENSEIRDNRAEVLARGGGICIGPGVDVTLEDSLLVGNYSVGLGGAIFSGGRLEVARSTFDRNAGSGAGIFALTGEVDVIGSMFLNNESASPSSATAISADALNRFRMLDSSILDGSAPGVAVRIIDSEVADIAGLDVSGQRTSLQLTAVQASVVENVFIDRSLSGLSALTITQSPNVVLRSLTVFGGGDQLTGNGGALRIDSAFVEVEDCLLFQNRATESGIPNSGDGGAIWVSDSTLVLKRCAIDSNVADGLGAGIYARDTAVVFTQSSVTRNFAQDTGGGIALVSGSTLVATNNTIGGNGSQNGVSALFAAGGTRATLEHVTVTGPEVFLGSPPPSIELIGATALFTNTAIAGSCSLFFSGSVPESGGGNVVDDASCLTPNSDDRMVSDLGILPLARVGTERLVHLPRLDSPLIDEAMDCASVDQRGNTRGTPCDTGAVERIPADSLVFSDSFELSGVAPAAAELTIP; the protein is encoded by the coding sequence ATGTTCCCAAGAGCCCTCTCTCTCAGTCTGGTTCTGCTGATCGCGGTGCTGGAAACGTCGGCCGCCGCCACGCTGACGGTGGATCGCACCGACCACGCGCCTCAGGCCTCGGCATGCACACCAGCGCCGCTCGACTGTTCGCTAACCGGGGCCATTGAGCTAGCGAACACCATGGCTGGACAGGACACCGTGGTGCTCACCGCGGACAATTTTCGTCTGGCGCAGACCGGCGCGGGACCGGTTATTCGAAGCGAGATTTTGATTCTCGGCTCGGGCATGGGGCAAACGGTGATCGAGGCCGATTTCACCTATCTCAACGCTGCTTTTGAAGTGCGGGCCGGTGGTCAGCTCACGCTTCAGGACCTGGCCATTTCGAGTTTTACCAACATCGACGGGGGCGCAGTTGTGGTCACGGGAGAATCATCAGCCAGCGCAGAGCTGGAACGCGTGACTGTCACCAATTCCCGGGGAAACTCTATGGGGGGTGGGGTCACCGTACGGCCGCCGCTGTCGGGAGTGGTCGAACCGGATTTTCGGCTGCGGATTGTTGATTCGGTCATCCGCAACAATCTGGCGGAGGGCCAGGACGGCGGGCTGAACTGCGCCGGTGCCGGCCTGGGGCTCCACAACGGACCGGTGCGAATTGAAAACTCAGAGATTCGCGACAACCGGGCCGAGGTGCTGGCTCGCGGTGGTGGTATTTGTATTGGACCGGGCGTGGACGTAACGCTGGAAGATTCGCTGCTGGTCGGCAACTACTCGGTAGGGCTCGGCGGCGCCATATTTTCCGGCGGCCGGCTAGAAGTCGCGAGATCAACATTTGATAGGAATGCCGGGTCGGGTGCTGGCATTTTTGCTCTCACGGGCGAAGTTGATGTGATCGGCTCAATGTTTCTGAACAACGAGAGCGCGTCTCCTTCCTCGGCGACTGCTATCAGCGCTGACGCGCTCAATCGCTTCCGGATGCTCGACTCCAGCATCCTTGATGGCAGCGCACCGGGCGTCGCCGTTCGGATTATCGACTCGGAGGTTGCTGATATCGCGGGATTGGACGTGTCGGGGCAACGCACGAGCCTCCAACTGACCGCGGTCCAGGCAAGCGTTGTTGAAAACGTGTTCATTGACCGCTCACTAAGCGGCCTCAGCGCTCTGACGATTACCCAAAGCCCAAATGTAGTCCTGCGCTCTCTCACCGTCTTTGGAGGCGGTGATCAGCTCACCGGCAACGGTGGGGCGCTTCGGATCGATTCGGCCTTCGTAGAGGTCGAAGACTGTCTGTTGTTCCAAAACCGTGCCACAGAGAGCGGCATTCCAAACTCGGGTGACGGCGGTGCGATCTGGGTAAGCGACAGCACGCTTGTGCTTAAGCGGTGCGCCATCGACAGCAACGTGGCTGACGGCCTGGGAGCCGGTATCTACGCGCGAGATACCGCTGTGGTTTTCACCCAGAGCAGCGTCACTCGCAATTTCGCGCAAGATACGGGTGGCGGTATTGCGTTGGTCAGCGGCAGCACACTTGTGGCCACCAACAACACGATCGGCGGCAACGGATCACAGAACGGTGTCTCCGCTTTGTTTGCCGCGGGCGGCACCCGTGCGACGCTTGAGCACGTTACGGTGACGGGCCCAGAGGTGTTTCTCGGCAGCCCACCTCCGAGCATCGAACTGATCGGCGCCACCGCGCTATTTACCAACACAGCGATCGCTGGCAGCTGTTCGCTGTTTTTTTCCGGCAGCGTGCCGGAGTCGGGCGGCGGCAACGTGGTAGACGACGCGTCTTGTTTGACGCCCAATTCCGACGATCGAATGGTGTCTGATCTGGGCATTCTGCCACTCGCTCGCGTCGGCACTGAGCGCCTGGTTCATCTGCCCCGGCTCGACAGTCCCTTAATTGACGAAGCGATGGACTGCGCTTCGGTCGATCAGCGGGGCAACACCAGAGGTACTCCTTGTGACACGGGCGCGGTCGAACGCATACCGGCTGACAGCCTCGTTTTCTCGGACAGTTTCGAGCTGAGTGGCGTTGCCCCAGCGGCGGCGGAACTCACCATCCCGTAG